The following proteins are co-located in the Shouchella hunanensis genome:
- a CDS encoding VOC family protein: MLDIKLDHIAYVVKSKEEVSQFYSLFSLAEGNCEIVHEQQVTVYHVQVKSFSIELLLPFPENRSLQRYLARRASPCFHHLALLSSDLQSLQNCLEENGYEFIYEKAKTGSNRKRINFIKPACTSDVLIELCEHQT, from the coding sequence ATGCTTGATATTAAATTAGATCACATTGCATATGTTGTAAAATCAAAAGAGGAAGTATCTCAATTTTATTCGCTTTTTTCTCTAGCAGAAGGAAATTGTGAAATTGTGCATGAACAGCAAGTGACGGTTTACCATGTGCAAGTCAAATCCTTTTCAATTGAACTACTTTTACCGTTTCCTGAGAATCGTTCCTTGCAAAGGTACTTAGCGAGACGTGCATCTCCGTGTTTTCACCATTTAGCGCTTCTAAGTTCTGATTTACAGTCTCTACAAAACTGTTTAGAAGAGAATGGCTACGAATTTATTTATGAAAAGGCGAAGACAGGTAGTAATCGAAAGCGGATTAATTTTATAAAACCGGCGTGTACAAGCGATGTACTGATTGAATTGTGTGAGCACCAAACATGA
- a CDS encoding S8 family peptidase, whose translation MLRRSEKWAIALASTLIIGMLIIKPAPNMHRASIHQQSNNHFNASVSQEAIDHLQAEDLALTTNMMFHSFTTSLEEWTTREQLDRKLEEEVEQHPYIEGIALVDGTNQIIEKAGSSLDLNELPVFTTTYNAIQYSLPYQKEDHSYIMVKKALASGNTVISEINLAFIQSFLSKHAMIADSEGTLFMSGENAQVDFNQQTTLPDGQQATTVPGLNWNIYVNSQTKSQNNPIVAEEVIVKLAPNTNVEQWAIKNDHTVLKENHPYVVLQSTIEEDAYIQKLKSDEAVIFAEHNYSFVNKAVIQETKVEPNDEFFKPYQWNLEQIDIEKGWNYANGSDTTIAIIDSGVDPEHPDLQGKLVEGYNAIDDTSNAIDDNGHGTHVAGIAAALTNNVEGIAGVSWQSKIMPIKVLNTDGEGSSFSVARGIYWAVDHGADVINMSLGDYYHSDVLYDAIEYAYSKDVTLISASGNENTDDQMYPAAYPQVITVASVNQDKNRSFFSNYGDYVDVSAPGEHIPSTYLENQYILLSGTSMAAPHVAGLAALVHSTNPSLSNEEIGNLILGHANQLGDGDFNVYYGYGEIDVNDTLTSID comes from the coding sequence ATGTTACGACGTTCTGAAAAATGGGCTATTGCATTAGCAAGTACACTAATCATTGGCATGCTGATTATTAAACCAGCACCAAACATGCATCGCGCGTCCATTCATCAACAATCCAATAATCATTTTAATGCCTCTGTTTCTCAAGAAGCAATCGATCACTTGCAAGCAGAAGATCTTGCTCTTACCACTAATATGATGTTTCATTCGTTTACGACAAGCTTAGAAGAATGGACAACGAGAGAGCAGCTTGACAGAAAGCTTGAAGAAGAAGTTGAACAGCATCCTTATATAGAAGGAATTGCCCTTGTAGATGGTACGAATCAAATTATTGAAAAGGCAGGTTCTTCTTTAGACCTTAACGAGTTGCCCGTTTTTACTACAACCTATAATGCGATTCAGTATTCTCTTCCATATCAAAAAGAAGATCACTCTTACATTATGGTTAAAAAGGCATTAGCATCCGGCAACACCGTTATTAGCGAAATCAATCTGGCTTTTATTCAATCATTCCTATCAAAGCACGCCATGATCGCTGATAGCGAAGGAACACTCTTTATGTCTGGCGAAAACGCCCAGGTTGACTTTAATCAACAAACAACGCTACCAGATGGCCAACAAGCAACAACCGTCCCAGGCTTAAATTGGAATATTTACGTTAATTCACAAACAAAAAGTCAAAATAACCCTATCGTCGCTGAAGAAGTCATTGTAAAACTAGCCCCCAACACAAACGTTGAGCAGTGGGCCATAAAAAACGATCATACTGTTTTAAAGGAAAATCATCCTTACGTTGTATTACAATCAACCATTGAAGAAGATGCTTATATCCAAAAGCTAAAGAGTGATGAAGCCGTTATTTTCGCTGAGCACAATTACTCTTTCGTCAATAAAGCCGTTATTCAAGAAACGAAAGTAGAACCAAATGATGAATTCTTTAAACCGTACCAATGGAATTTAGAACAAATTGACATTGAAAAGGGCTGGAATTATGCCAATGGTTCAGACACAACGATTGCAATCATTGATTCAGGTGTCGATCCAGAGCACCCAGACCTTCAAGGGAAGTTAGTAGAAGGCTACAATGCAATTGATGATACATCCAACGCAATTGATGATAATGGTCACGGCACGCATGTTGCTGGTATCGCTGCAGCGTTAACAAACAATGTTGAAGGCATCGCCGGCGTCTCTTGGCAAAGTAAAATTATGCCCATTAAAGTATTAAATACAGATGGAGAAGGCTCTTCCTTTTCTGTTGCTAGAGGGATTTATTGGGCGGTAGATCATGGAGCTGATGTCATTAATATGAGTTTAGGTGATTATTATCACTCTGATGTTTTGTACGATGCCATTGAATATGCATATAGTAAAGACGTTACACTTATTAGCGCTTCCGGTAACGAAAATACAGATGACCAAATGTATCCTGCTGCCTATCCACAGGTCATCACGGTTGCTTCTGTTAATCAAGATAAGAACCGCTCTTTCTTCTCGAATTACGGGGATTATGTAGATGTTTCAGCTCCTGGTGAGCATATCCCTAGTACGTACCTTGAAAACCAGTATATTTTATTGTCTGGTACTTCTATGGCCGCCCCACATGTAGCTGGTTTAGCGGCACTCGTGCACTCCACTAACCCTTCACTATCGAATGAGGAAATTGGAAACCTTATTTTAGGTCATGCGAATCAGCTAGGTGACGGGGATTTTAACGTTTATTACGGTTATGGAGAAATTGATGTCAACGACACACTTACATCGATTGACTAA
- a CDS encoding divergent polysaccharide deacetylase family protein, whose product MVKSFFSICLMLITAFLISSTPVLASSKQVAIIIDDFGGEVKGVEQFLTGDIPITAAIMPFLDQAQEQDKLASEHGLEVIIHLPLEPKVGKKSWLGPNPITSDLSDDEINHRLNQALERVPHAKGLNNHMGSKGMEDKRIVTLIVQFAKRNGLYLLDSGTTPKSLMPEIANQYLVPCFKRTLFIDDSLSSYSYVKKQLQTFMETTDRHEYPIAIGHVGVKGNETYNALKESKRLFSEANIILVYPSQWIAPQVEKDFKQLHVKKENHYVTTF is encoded by the coding sequence ATGGTCAAATCTTTTTTTTCAATTTGTTTGATGCTTATTACAGCGTTCCTTATTAGTTCAACCCCTGTACTGGCGTCTAGCAAGCAGGTGGCAATCATTATTGATGATTTTGGAGGAGAAGTGAAAGGAGTCGAACAATTTTTAACTGGTGATATCCCAATCACTGCCGCTATTATGCCTTTTTTAGATCAGGCGCAAGAACAAGATAAATTAGCGTCTGAGCATGGGTTAGAAGTGATTATACATTTACCCCTAGAGCCAAAAGTAGGTAAAAAATCCTGGTTAGGGCCTAACCCCATTACTTCTGATTTAAGTGACGACGAAATTAACCATCGTTTAAATCAGGCATTGGAGCGTGTTCCCCATGCAAAAGGATTAAATAATCACATGGGTTCAAAAGGAATGGAAGACAAAAGAATAGTGACGCTAATTGTCCAGTTCGCCAAGAGAAACGGTCTTTATTTGCTTGATAGTGGAACAACACCAAAATCACTTATGCCAGAAATTGCAAATCAATACCTTGTACCTTGCTTTAAGCGAACCCTTTTTATTGATGACTCTTTGTCCTCGTATTCTTACGTGAAAAAACAGCTTCAAACATTTATGGAGACCACTGACCGCCATGAGTACCCTATTGCAATTGGACATGTTGGGGTTAAAGGGAATGAAACGTATAACGCATTAAAAGAGTCGAAACGCTTATTCTCGGAAGCCAACATCATCCTCGTTTATCCATCTCAATGGATAGCACCGCAAGTCGAAAAAGATTTTAAGCAACTACATGTAAAAAAGGAGAATCATTATGTTACGACGTTCTGA
- the cbpB gene encoding cyclic-di-AMP-binding protein CbpB, which translates to MQTLRDRLLTDNEIAPLIISADKVAHVQLNNPLQHALLVLIKSGYTAIPVLDSSFHLRGMISKSLILDSLLGEHDFELDRLSTLTVGDCMNQDVPCIRPEATFSKALSLSINHPFLCVVDDQKAFTGILTRRSILKLISKYMHQH; encoded by the coding sequence ATGCAAACATTACGAGATCGTTTATTAACAGACAATGAAATCGCACCATTAATCATATCTGCCGACAAGGTCGCACACGTTCAATTAAATAATCCATTGCAACACGCGTTACTTGTTCTTATTAAATCAGGATATACAGCCATTCCCGTTTTAGATTCTTCGTTTCACTTAAGGGGAATGATTAGCAAGTCATTAATTTTGGATTCTTTATTGGGTGAACATGACTTTGAACTTGATCGGTTATCAACGTTAACAGTTGGCGATTGTATGAATCAAGATGTTCCTTGCATTCGTCCAGAAGCAACATTTTCTAAAGCGCTATCGCTATCCATTAATCATCCCTTTTTATGCGTTGTCGATGATCAAAAAGCATTTACCGGGATTTTAACAAGACGTTCCATTTTAAAATTAATTAGCAAATACATGCACCAACATTAA
- a CDS encoding MerR family transcriptional regulator: MSYKDKKVITIGMVSELTGLTERKIRYYEERKLLFPERSKGGTRKYSFLDVERLVDIANKMEDGMQTFEIRRMEQKAIRKQEVREKMLRGQLNAAFNIRK; the protein is encoded by the coding sequence TTGTCATACAAAGATAAAAAGGTCATTACCATTGGGATGGTTAGTGAACTAACTGGTTTAACGGAGAGAAAAATACGTTATTATGAAGAAAGAAAACTGCTTTTTCCAGAACGATCAAAGGGTGGAACACGAAAGTACTCTTTTTTAGACGTTGAACGATTAGTTGATATTGCAAACAAAATGGAAGATGGTATGCAAACTTTCGAAATAAGACGCATGGAACAAAAAGCGATTCGCAAACAGGAAGTTAGAGAAAAGATGCTCCGAGGACAGCTTAACGCTGCCTTTAATATTCGGAAATAA
- the asnB gene encoding asparagine synthase (glutamine-hydrolyzing), with protein MCGITGWIDWRRDLRREKKEIEQMAATLNRRGPDALESWTDKQVAFGHARLIVVDPAGGIQPMTRTVAGKTYTIVYNGELYNTEDIRKELQQYNHTFSGHSDTEVLLKSYIQWKEACLQKFNGIFAFAIWEHTTQTLFMARDRVGVKPLFYTVRDGFLVFGSELKSILAHRDIKPIVDRTGLADIMGLAPSRSPGNGIFKHVHELKPAHFLVYTKDELRLRRYWQLKSEQHTHNVEETAAHIRQLLEDIVSRQLFADVPVGMFLSGGIDSSALTAIAANHYKQEGKGPIASYSVDYEENDKYFKASAFQPNADGEWIKKVSSYCQTNHKNCVIQNIQLAELLKEAVLVRDTPGMADVDSSLLWFCKEIKKDVTVGLSGECADEIFGGYPWFHKPEVMNIDGFPWMRSIDERNMLLKADWKKKLDLKNYVYDRYAETISETPTFSKDTKEEARRREISYLNMIWFMTNLLDRKDRMSMGASLEVRVPFSDHRLIEYVWNIPWEMKVHGGREKGILRKALEGLLPDDVLYRKKSPYPKTHHPDYTNAVTKEIQAIANQADSPLFDFIERKQLKNIADTGGFDTGKPYFGQLMAGPQLLAHFIQMDFWLKHYQIKIEDA; from the coding sequence ATGTGCGGGATTACAGGGTGGATTGATTGGCGGCGAGATTTAAGACGCGAAAAAAAAGAAATTGAACAAATGGCAGCGACGTTAAACCGAAGAGGGCCTGATGCATTAGAGTCATGGACAGACAAACAAGTAGCGTTTGGTCATGCGCGCTTAATTGTTGTTGATCCAGCAGGTGGCATTCAGCCAATGACACGGACCGTTGCTGGAAAAACGTATACGATTGTTTATAACGGTGAACTGTATAATACAGAAGATATCCGGAAAGAGCTGCAGCAATACAATCATACGTTTTCAGGGCACTCGGATACAGAAGTGTTGTTAAAATCATATATACAATGGAAAGAAGCATGCTTACAAAAATTTAACGGTATTTTTGCTTTTGCCATTTGGGAACATACTACGCAGACCTTATTTATGGCACGAGATCGAGTAGGAGTGAAGCCGTTATTTTATACGGTTCGAGATGGATTTTTAGTATTTGGTTCAGAATTAAAAAGTATATTGGCTCATCGTGATATTAAGCCTATTGTGGATCGTACGGGCTTAGCGGATATAATGGGGTTAGCACCATCGCGATCACCAGGAAATGGCATTTTTAAACATGTTCATGAGTTAAAACCAGCTCATTTTTTAGTCTATACAAAAGATGAGCTACGTTTGCGTCGTTATTGGCAATTAAAAAGTGAACAGCATACGCATAATGTTGAAGAAACGGCCGCACATATCCGACAGCTGTTGGAAGATATCGTTTCAAGACAGCTTTTTGCTGACGTTCCGGTTGGAATGTTTTTGTCAGGTGGAATTGATTCTAGTGCACTGACGGCTATTGCTGCAAATCATTATAAACAGGAAGGAAAAGGGCCGATTGCCTCCTATTCTGTTGATTATGAAGAGAACGATAAATACTTTAAAGCAAGTGCCTTTCAGCCAAATGCTGATGGAGAATGGATCAAAAAAGTATCGAGTTATTGCCAAACCAATCATAAAAACTGTGTCATTCAGAACATCCAATTGGCTGAGTTATTAAAAGAAGCAGTACTCGTTCGCGATACACCTGGAATGGCAGATGTTGATTCTTCATTGCTATGGTTTTGTAAAGAAATTAAAAAAGATGTAACGGTGGGCTTATCAGGTGAATGTGCGGACGAAATTTTTGGTGGCTATCCGTGGTTTCATAAACCTGAGGTAATGAATATAGATGGGTTTCCCTGGATGAGATCCATAGACGAGCGAAATATGCTCTTAAAGGCTGATTGGAAAAAGAAGCTTGATTTAAAGAACTATGTCTATGACCGTTATGCGGAGACGATTAGCGAGACGCCGACATTTTCAAAGGATACAAAAGAAGAAGCACGAAGACGAGAAATCTCATATTTAAATATGATCTGGTTTATGACAAACTTACTCGACCGAAAAGATCGCATGAGTATGGGAGCATCGTTAGAAGTGCGGGTTCCATTTTCAGATCACCGCTTAATTGAGTATGTCTGGAATATTCCATGGGAGATGAAAGTGCATGGGGGAAGGGAAAAAGGAATTTTACGAAAAGCATTAGAAGGCTTACTGCCTGATGATGTGCTCTATCGTAAGAAAAGTCCGTATCCTAAAACGCATCATCCAGATTATACAAACGCTGTAACAAAGGAAATTCAAGCTATTGCAAATCAAGCTGACTCGCCTTTATTTGATTTTATCGAACGTAAGCAATTGAAAAACATTGCAGATACTGGTGGCTTTGATACAGGGAAGCCGTATTTCGGTCAATTAATGGCAGGTCCGCAGTTATTAGCACACTTCATCCAAATGGATTTCTGGCTTAAACACTACCAAATTAAAATTGAGGATGCGTAA
- a CDS encoding ion transporter, translating to MRNRLHTIVNHKAFQSTVIILIIANAILVGIETYDSIYEHYSFFFYLADRLLLWLFTIEIVMRFFSTSVRSFFKNGWNWFDTIIILAGHLFTGGHFVTVLRVLRVLRVLRAISVIPSLRRLVDALVMTIPSLGNILFLMGIFLYIFAVIGTMLFSGIAPEYFGNLQRTILTLFQIVTLDSWSSGIMRPLMAYNQWIWIYFVSFVLVGTFIIFNLFIGVIVNNVEKANDSEEDTDNEAKQAPATAEDVKRLEQQLAAIQTELKKLHQPSKE from the coding sequence TTGAGAAACAGATTACATACCATCGTAAATCATAAAGCATTTCAATCAACCGTTATTATTTTAATTATTGCAAATGCCATTTTGGTTGGAATCGAAACATACGATTCCATCTATGAGCATTATTCTTTCTTTTTTTATCTTGCTGATCGTCTTTTATTGTGGCTTTTCACAATTGAAATTGTCATGCGCTTTTTTTCAACTTCTGTTCGTTCATTCTTTAAAAACGGCTGGAATTGGTTTGACACCATCATCATTTTAGCTGGACATTTGTTTACTGGTGGTCATTTTGTCACAGTTCTTCGAGTCCTGCGGGTATTACGGGTTCTACGCGCCATTTCCGTTATTCCTTCTCTTCGGCGCTTAGTGGATGCACTAGTTATGACCATTCCTTCTCTTGGTAACATCTTGTTTTTAATGGGAATCTTTCTATATATCTTTGCAGTGATTGGAACGATGTTGTTCAGTGGAATTGCACCTGAATACTTTGGAAACTTACAACGGACCATTCTTACTTTGTTTCAAATTGTCACATTAGATTCTTGGTCAAGTGGTATTATGCGTCCCTTAATGGCCTACAATCAATGGATTTGGATTTATTTCGTTTCTTTTGTACTCGTGGGTACGTTTATTATCTTTAACCTGTTTATTGGTGTTATCGTTAATAATGTTGAAAAAGCAAATGATTCAGAAGAAGACACGGACAATGAAGCAAAACAAGCACCAGCTACAGCAGAAGACGTTAAACGATTAGAACAGCAACTTGCAGCGATCCAGACAGAATTAAAAAAACTTCATCAACCTTCGAAAGAATAA
- a CDS encoding SRPBCC family protein: MDHYLFTYKTDLPVSLEEAWAFFSNPNNLARIQTFPPVNVSQEGDSILIRVPYTGNRIQFKTTIFSESPPHEFKDKMENPPFPFSYWEHTHQFVKGKDGTIMIDHVCFASVVPASLAAKGLTLMFKSREKQVNNHLRP, encoded by the coding sequence ATGGATCATTATCTCTTTACGTATAAAACCGACCTTCCTGTTTCCTTAGAAGAGGCCTGGGCGTTTTTTTCAAATCCAAATAATTTAGCGCGCATTCAAACCTTCCCACCTGTAAATGTATCACAAGAGGGCGATTCAATTCTAATTCGAGTTCCTTACACTGGGAATCGTATTCAGTTTAAAACAACCATTTTTTCAGAGAGTCCGCCACATGAATTTAAAGACAAAATGGAAAATCCGCCGTTTCCTTTTTCGTATTGGGAACATACCCATCAATTTGTTAAAGGAAAAGACGGAACAATAATGATTGATCACGTTTGTTTTGCGTCAGTTGTGCCAGCTAGTTTAGCAGCAAAAGGGCTAACACTTATGTTTAAAAGCCGAGAGAAGCAAGTGAATAACCATCTTAGGCCTTAA
- a CDS encoding M20/M25/M40 family metallo-hydrolase — protein sequence MTERIVNEFIELVKVSSETKHEAEIAALLKKKFSDLGLKVEEDQAQEKTGHGANNLICTLPGTSTEEIKTIYFTSHMDTVVPGKNIQPIVEDEYIRTDGTTILGADDKAGIAAMLEAIRVLREKEVQHGDIQFIITVGEESGLVGAKALDQKLLRAVYGYALDSDGEVGGMITAAPSQAKLVTKVFGKTAHAGVEPEKGISAISVASKAVAQMPLGRIDRETTANIGRFEGGSQTNIVCDYVEITAEARSLEKAKLEKQVSAMKQAFENAAKEMGTSCEVQITYSYPGYKESEDAEVVRIAHEAITTLGLTPSMRASGGGSDANVISGFGIPTINLSVGYEKIHTTNERIAVHSLAKIAQVIIEIVKTTAKQ from the coding sequence ATGACAGAGAGAATCGTCAATGAATTTATTGAATTGGTTAAGGTCAGTTCTGAAACGAAACATGAGGCAGAAATTGCAGCTTTATTAAAAAAGAAATTTTCCGATTTAGGTTTAAAGGTGGAAGAAGATCAGGCGCAAGAAAAAACAGGTCACGGTGCAAACAACTTAATTTGTACGTTGCCAGGAACAAGCACTGAAGAGATTAAAACGATTTATTTTACATCTCATATGGATACGGTGGTTCCGGGAAAAAACATTCAACCGATTGTTGAAGACGAATACATACGAACAGATGGAACGACTATTCTCGGTGCAGATGATAAGGCTGGTATTGCAGCAATGCTGGAAGCCATTCGAGTCTTAAGGGAGAAAGAAGTTCAACATGGTGATATACAATTTATTATTACTGTTGGGGAAGAATCAGGCTTAGTTGGGGCAAAAGCGCTTGATCAGAAATTGCTCCGTGCTGTATACGGCTATGCCCTTGACAGCGATGGGGAAGTGGGAGGCATGATTACTGCAGCGCCTTCTCAAGCGAAACTTGTCACGAAAGTGTTTGGAAAGACAGCTCATGCAGGTGTTGAGCCAGAGAAAGGAATTTCAGCCATTTCAGTAGCATCAAAAGCAGTCGCGCAAATGCCTCTTGGCCGAATTGATCGCGAAACGACCGCAAACATTGGTCGATTTGAAGGTGGTTCGCAAACCAATATTGTGTGTGACTATGTAGAAATTACGGCTGAAGCTCGTTCTCTAGAAAAAGCCAAACTTGAAAAACAAGTATCCGCAATGAAACAAGCATTTGAAAATGCAGCAAAAGAAATGGGCACGTCATGTGAGGTTCAAATTACTTATTCTTACCCAGGGTATAAAGAATCCGAAGATGCTGAAGTTGTTCGGATTGCCCATGAAGCCATTACTACCCTTGGTTTAACACCATCCATGCGGGCGAGTGGAGGCGGAAGTGACGCAAACGTTATTTCTGGCTTTGGTATACCGACAATTAATTTATCCGTTGGTTACGAAAAAATTCATACGACCAATGAACGCATTGCTGTTCATTCACTAGCTAAAATTGCTCAGGTCATTATAGAAATTGTGAAAACAACCGCTAAACAATAA
- a CDS encoding DUF327 family protein gives MFELKHINKSTSSLPARHAQTKSNGSVNQKERFQEQLKQQALSSLFEKIDHLKAQGTDLVNQRSYGALTSFRRSLEDCLKHVLNDSYHVSVRTSHQFGQFKQHQLVQVVNQEMDLLTKELFDEQKTSMDLLKRVGKLEGILLEIYV, from the coding sequence TTGTTTGAACTTAAGCATATTAATAAAAGTACAAGCTCTTTACCGGCCAGACACGCACAAACAAAAAGCAATGGTTCAGTAAATCAAAAGGAGCGCTTTCAAGAACAATTAAAGCAGCAGGCCCTCAGCAGTTTATTCGAGAAGATTGACCATTTAAAGGCGCAAGGGACGGATTTAGTTAACCAGCGGTCCTACGGCGCATTGACGTCTTTTCGTCGTTCATTAGAGGACTGTTTAAAACACGTATTAAATGACAGTTACCATGTGTCAGTAAGAACAAGTCATCAATTTGGTCAATTTAAACAGCATCAACTCGTACAAGTGGTCAATCAAGAGATGGATCTTTTGACGAAAGAGTTATTTGATGAGCAAAAGACGAGTATGGATTTATTAAAAAGGGTAGGGAAACTAGAGGGAATCTTGCTCGAAATTTATGTATGA
- a CDS encoding SDR family NAD(P)-dependent oxidoreductase, with protein sequence MKTIWITGASSGLGEAVVNQLKGHHFQIVKLASRYQNLIETEPNVFECKLDLSDITSIHHVVGELKEANLIPDIVINNAGIGQFAESWEIADEDVERVFQVNIVGLIQFTNRVIPLMMANGHGHIVQIASQAGKVATAKASVYAATKHALIGYSNGLRLELKPYAIDVSVMNPGPIHTPFLKSADKSGTYGEKMGAHLLQPDEVAKRVVKTLSSKEREINLPNYMTVVAKMHQLAPGLVEKIGKRFFYKKE encoded by the coding sequence ATGAAAACGATATGGATTACAGGAGCATCGAGTGGATTAGGTGAAGCCGTGGTCAATCAATTAAAGGGACATCATTTTCAGATTGTTAAGCTGGCAAGTCGTTATCAAAACTTAATAGAAACGGAGCCTAATGTGTTTGAATGTAAACTTGATCTAAGCGACATCACGTCTATTCATCATGTTGTTGGTGAACTGAAAGAAGCAAACCTTATTCCTGATATCGTCATAAATAATGCTGGAATTGGTCAGTTTGCTGAGTCGTGGGAGATTGCCGACGAGGACGTAGAGCGGGTTTTTCAAGTCAACATTGTTGGATTAATACAATTTACGAACCGAGTAATCCCTTTAATGATGGCAAATGGGCATGGTCACATTGTTCAAATTGCTTCTCAAGCAGGGAAAGTGGCAACCGCAAAAGCGAGTGTATATGCAGCGACAAAACATGCATTAATTGGCTATTCAAATGGCTTACGACTTGAATTAAAGCCGTATGCTATTGACGTATCCGTTATGAATCCAGGGCCCATTCATACACCTTTTTTGAAAAGCGCTGATAAAAGCGGCACATATGGTGAAAAGATGGGTGCTCATTTATTGCAACCAGATGAAGTAGCCAAACGAGTTGTGAAAACGTTGAGCTCTAAAGAAAGAGAAATCAATTTGCCAAATTATATGACGGTTGTAGCGAAAATGCATCAACTTGCCCCGGGTCTAGTAGAAAAAATCGGCAAACGTTTCTTTTATAAAAAAGAATAA
- a CDS encoding aspartate kinase translates to MKVAKFGGSSVANAEQIRKVAAIIQADEERKIVVVSAPGKRNKEDVKTTDLLIELAQYCMDGNEVKQEQWLQKVVDRYAQMVLDLGLDEATTIEIRNDLVNRIQAPYKNTHQLIDSLKASGEDNNAKLIAAYFHSIGMNASYVNPKDAGLLVSDEPGNAQVLPIAYERLHQLKEQEGIIVFPGFFGFSENGTLVTFPRGGSDITGAILAAAVNADLYENFTDVDSVYAANPTIVEDPFEIKKMTYREMRELSYAGFSVFHDEALIPAFRNGIPVCVKNTNNPKSEGTLIVAEREVFDNPVIGIAADEGFATIYVRKYLMNREVGFGRRLLEILEDSSISFEHIPTGIDDTSVIIRESQLTEDVEKQIIGRIKTELQVDDVHIERGFAMVMLVGEGMHNSIGVISRASGALSRRNVNIEMINQGSSETSLVFGIHQEDAKTAVQELYQEFFSTRVLA, encoded by the coding sequence GTGAAAGTAGCAAAATTTGGTGGCTCTTCAGTTGCCAACGCTGAACAAATTAGAAAAGTGGCTGCGATTATTCAAGCGGACGAAGAAAGAAAGATTGTTGTTGTCTCTGCTCCAGGCAAACGAAACAAAGAAGATGTGAAAACAACAGATTTATTAATTGAATTGGCGCAATATTGCATGGACGGTAATGAAGTAAAGCAGGAACAATGGCTTCAAAAAGTAGTTGATCGCTACGCACAAATGGTGTTAGATTTAGGCCTTGATGAAGCAACAACAATCGAAATTCGTAATGACTTAGTGAATCGAATCCAAGCACCATATAAAAATACACATCAATTAATAGACTCATTAAAAGCAAGCGGTGAAGATAACAACGCAAAGTTAATTGCTGCATATTTTCATTCCATCGGCATGAATGCGTCCTATGTAAATCCAAAAGATGCTGGGTTACTTGTCAGTGATGAGCCAGGGAATGCTCAAGTACTACCCATTGCCTATGAACGCTTACATCAGTTGAAAGAGCAAGAAGGAATTATTGTCTTTCCTGGATTTTTTGGCTTTTCTGAGAACGGCACACTTGTGACATTCCCGCGAGGTGGTTCTGATATTACCGGTGCCATATTAGCGGCTGCTGTAAATGCGGATCTCTATGAAAACTTTACTGATGTTGATTCAGTGTACGCAGCTAATCCAACGATTGTTGAAGATCCATTTGAGATTAAAAAAATGACTTATCGAGAGATGCGTGAACTCTCTTATGCTGGTTTTAGTGTATTTCATGATGAAGCCCTTATTCCAGCATTTAGGAACGGCATTCCTGTATGTGTTAAAAATACAAACAATCCGAAAAGCGAAGGCACGTTGATTGTGGCAGAGCGAGAAGTGTTTGATAACCCTGTTATTGGTATTGCTGCAGATGAAGGGTTTGCGACCATTTATGTGCGAAAGTATTTAATGAACCGCGAAGTAGGATTCGGAAGACGATTATTAGAAATTTTAGAGGATAGCTCGATTTCGTTTGAACATATTCCGACTGGTATTGATGATACGAGCGTTATTATTCGCGAAAGCCAACTGACAGAAGATGTGGAAAAACAAATAATTGGCCGTATTAAAACAGAATTACAAGTTGATGATGTCCATATAGAACGAGGCTTTGCAATGGTGATGCTTGTTGGAGAAGGTATGCACAATTCAATTGGTGTCATCTCAAGAGCATCAGGCGCATTATCAAGAAGAAATGTGAACATAGAAATGATTAACCAAGGTTCATCCGAGACAAGTCTTGTATTTGGAATCCATCAAGAAGATGCTAAAACAGCTGTTCAAGAACTGTATCAAGAATTTTTTAGTACGCGAGTTCTCGCCTAA